The proteins below come from a single Streptococcus porcinus genomic window:
- a CDS encoding iron reductase encodes MHKKLTSHLGLSWLTILFILPFPFLYTLNNGLKQLHVHSSFGILLGALAYVWMLTAIYIATKPKWIDRWVGLPSAYMIHGIIALLALVLAFFHKELDSSEGLIKWTGDFAFIIFLGLATYSLVFMAGWLTTRIPLLQSIKNFLEQLFKHEFSVWLHRLNIVATILIFIHIQLINYIVNISPFIILIWFYTIFVFGSYMWFHFKPNAHGVRANLLINQEIAPNVRELVIQLPTKSGLKFRPGDFAFISFPDISQMAEPHPFSLAKAPRKDGKLFFAIRGDGDFTKQLPFIPSNSPVRVDGGFGKYQAVINYFKPKQLIVIGGGIGVVPLFSVIEGNPNIPVNFFYTVKSQEQLIYKEELLDLQRRPNTNIYYQVGRFSENEILESLPQNTKDCVFLISGPISMGRYWQKVIQARGIDPERIYFEEFSW; translated from the coding sequence ATGCATAAAAAATTGACGAGTCATTTAGGACTTTCTTGGCTAACCATTCTATTTATTCTCCCCTTCCCCTTTCTGTATACTTTAAACAATGGATTAAAACAACTACATGTCCATAGTAGTTTCGGAATACTGTTAGGTGCCTTAGCTTATGTATGGATGCTAACGGCAATCTATATTGCTACCAAACCTAAATGGATAGATCGATGGGTGGGACTTCCTAGTGCTTACATGATTCATGGAATAATAGCTCTATTAGCACTCGTTCTAGCCTTTTTCCATAAAGAATTGGATTCATCTGAAGGGTTAATTAAGTGGACTGGAGATTTTGCTTTTATTATTTTCTTAGGATTAGCGACTTATTCTCTAGTGTTTATGGCTGGCTGGTTAACAACGCGTATTCCTCTATTACAAAGTATAAAAAATTTCTTAGAACAATTGTTTAAGCATGAATTTTCAGTTTGGTTGCACCGACTTAATATAGTAGCAACGATACTTATTTTTATCCATATTCAATTAATCAATTATATTGTCAACATTAGTCCCTTCATTATTTTGATTTGGTTTTACACTATTTTTGTTTTTGGTTCTTATATGTGGTTTCATTTTAAACCAAATGCTCACGGAGTTAGAGCAAATTTACTTATTAACCAGGAAATCGCTCCAAATGTTAGAGAGTTAGTAATTCAACTTCCAACAAAGTCTGGTTTGAAGTTTCGACCAGGTGATTTTGCTTTTATTTCCTTTCCGGATATTTCTCAGATGGCAGAGCCTCACCCTTTTTCTCTAGCCAAAGCACCGAGAAAAGATGGTAAATTATTTTTTGCTATCCGAGGTGATGGTGATTTTACCAAACAGTTACCTTTTATTCCAAGCAATTCACCAGTTCGTGTCGATGGTGGCTTTGGCAAATACCAAGCTGTCATTAATTATTTTAAACCCAAACAGTTAATTGTTATAGGCGGAGGCATAGGAGTAGTTCCTTTATTTTCAGTAATCGAGGGTAATCCTAACATCCCAGTTAACTTTTTTTACACAGTTAAAAGTCAAGAGCAATTGATTTATAAAGAGGAACTCTTGGACTTGCAGAGACGTCCCAATACTAATATTTATTATCAAGTTGGGCGCTTTAGCGAGAATGAAATCTTAGAATCCCTACCTCAAAATACTAAGGACTGTGTTTTTCTTATAAGTGGGCCTATCAGTATGGGCAGATATTGGCAAAAGGTGATTCAAGCTAGAGGCATTGATCCTGAACGGATCTATTTTGAAGAATTCTCTTGGTAA